The DNA region GAAAAAATTAAGGAAGTCTATGACCAATCCCACCAAAATTATGGTGCTCCTAAAATCACAAAAGAAATACGAAAAGCTGGTGAAAAAATATCAGAACGTACAGTTGGGAAATACATGAAGGAGCTTGGCATTAAAGCTCAATATGTAAAACCATATACCATTACTACAAAGGATTCTGATTTAAGCAGCAAACTAGAAAACGTTCTAAATGAGCAATTTAATCCATCTGCACCAAACGCAGTATGGTGCACAGATATTACATATCTTTGGACTAATGCAGGTTTTGTATACCTTACAAGCATCATGGATTTATACTCTCGAAGAATTATAGCTTGGACGCTTACTGAAACTTTAGCTGTTTCATGTGTTATTGACACAATTAATAAAGCTAAGAAAAATAGAAAACTTGCTAAACCAGTTATTATACACAGTGACAGGGGCAGTCAGTACGTATCAAAAGAATATCAAAAGGCTGCTTCAAAAATGATACTTAGTTATTCCAAGAAAGCTTTTCCATGGGATAATGCATGTATTGAATCTTTCCACGCAATTATTAAACGTGAATGGATAAATCGTTTTAGAATTAAAAATTATCGTCATGCTTATATTCTTGTATTTGAATACATTGAAACGTTTTATAATACCACAAGAATTCATAGTCACTGCAATTATATGTCACCAAATGAGTTTGAAAAAACATATGAAAAAGTCAAGGAACTTAGTATGTCAATGGCAAGTTAAAATATGGAAGTTAATTAGAACTTTCTCATTTTAATTTGTACTTTTTATTGACATAGCACCACCCAAACTCTAGTACTAAAATGCTTACCTTTAAAGTTATTGTCAATTATTTCTTTAACATCCTTTAACTTTGCATTATAACTATAAAAGTTATAAGTATTTTTCACAGTACTATTTAAAATATCATTCATAACATTTTCAGTAAACTTAGCCTGACCACTTGAAAAATTATTTATCATCTTAGAGAGCCTTAAATATTCTTTATTTCTGTCATTTTTAGACATTTTCATTAAATTATCTGCTATGATATAAATAAGCATTATTTTTGCCAATTCAGAAAGTAATTCATCTCTATTTTGCTTTTGATTTTTATAAATTTCTTTCAATTGTTGATTAGCTTCATCATAAAGGCTTTGTATAAACTCAAATTCCTGATCAGCACTGTAATTATCCATTTCCATTCACCAAATTATCTAAATTATCATGTGGTAATGATTCAGCTTCTTCTTTTTTCACCTTTTCTGCCTCAGCAACTTTATTATTGATAAAACTAAATAATCCTCTTGCAGTATCTTTAGAAATCACTCCTTCTGGAGTCTGTGAAAGCATTTGTGCTGTACTCAAATCATCTATAGGAATATTTGGAGTATACAATGCTTTTATATCTTTATAGTCATAGCCTTTATTTTTCTTAATATTTAAATATAGACACAAAAATCTAAGTCTATTTTTAACTATATTCTTATGGGCCTTTTCTTCTAACTCACATTTATTCTCCAAAGCAATTAACCTAGATCTTAGCGCAATACCACTCAAATTACTTACCATACTTTCGTTATGATTAATGTGACAAGCAATTTGGTACATAGTATCTATATATCTGTCTAAAGTATTTTGAATAAATGTATCATTAATATTTTTAATTAGCCACTGTATAGTGCTATCTTTATTTTTAGCTTCAAGTACTCCAAGTTGCTTCATTTCTGGAATTTTGTTAGAATCAACTGTACAACCAGTAAATATTAAATATGCATTTCTAAAATCACTTATTTCATTACCAATATCAGATAAATTAGTTTCAAAAGCATCTTGAAGTCCTTTAATATCATTGTATAAACTATCATGATATTCTTCTAACGTAAGTTTTCCAATGCTTACAGGTACTTCTCCAAACATATTCTCTGTTGGAACAGCTATTTGATTAAATTTACTATCAAAATGGTAAATATAATCTGCAGTATAAACATCAATATAAGTTACTGTAGTCTCAAAATCATTTTTAAATGCATGTATAAAAAATAAAGCCTTGCCTGAAGCATCTGTATAAGCATATCCCTCAGTAGGTTTTATAATTTTACTACAAAAATCAGCATTTTCATCAACATAATATATTTCATACACTTTAGTAAAGATTAATAGATATTTCATTAAATCACTATCATGCAATTCATCCCAGTGAGCAGTATAATACTCAATATCTTTAACAATATTTTCATTGTCACTTCTAGATTCATATGTTATTGCATTACCTACAGTATAGGAAACCTCTTCCTTAATAAATTTTTTAATATAGTTTACATTTATTTTTAGATTAGATCTCTCCGTGACAAACTTATACTTTCTCATAGCATCAGTATCACCTTTATAATACCTATACATTTTATGGTATATGTGTTTATACGCATTATATGTCCCATAAACTTTTTTAACCAATGCCAACTGTTCTGGATCATTTAAATCCAGTGCTGCCTGTTTGCCAAATAGCTTTTTTACTAAATCACTTAACTTCAACTCAAATCACCTCCTATAAACCGAATTTTCTTCTATCTAGTATATTTACTTTCTCAACTACTTCTATATTTTCAATTCTGTTATTAAATTCTGCAGTTATATCAGGTGCGTCATCGTGAACAGAGTATTTTTGACCCCTAAAATCTAATATCTGATCCGTAAATTCTGAATCTTCCTCAGCAAAAATAATTTGACCTTTATTCATATAAGGAATGATAGTAGAAATCTTGTCATCCTTATTTTTTTTCTGTGCTTCATTTATAATTTCAATATTTCTATACTTAAGAACGTTATCTTTATTAATTTTTAGTTCAAGCTGGTTCGCATCAGCACCATTAAAGGTATTTTTTTCAATATATACATGAGTTGCATCCGGATATTCCTTTAATAGTTTAATAGCGTGGTCAATATATTTATCAAAATCAGTTCTTGCATTTATTTTTGCAAGTTCAGCTCTTCTTGCATACTTTAAATTATTATCAGCTTGGGACCCAATTAAAAAAGCACTGTAATCAGATTTCCCATTTGTAGTACTGGCCGGATCTATTAAAAGCATGGTTTTTATAAAATTATGAGTTTCATTTTCACTTCTTGGATATGTAGCAACAGTTTTAAACCATTTTTCCCCAATACTATCAACATCACTTTGTACCTCTTGTTTGAAACTTGTTGGATTTTCATAATATGATAACGCATAGTCTAAACAATCCCAAAATTCGCTCCACAATAAAGGATATTTCATTTCAGTTTCATGATCCCAATAAAATTCCTTGGCATCTGCTAAATGATTTTTATTTTTAAAGTTAAAAAGGATGTCTTTAAACTTTTTCCACAACCCAGTGTTAAAATAATGGTCCAATCCATTATTTTTCTGGCCTTTTTCATCTGTAAAATCATCAATCAAAACACCTTTTTCAATTCTAAACTCCCATGTAGGTTGTTTTATAAGTCTAGAGTAAAAATCTTCCTTATGCTGTAATGTTCCTAGAGCCAACAAAGTTGTTCCCTTTTTAATAGTTTTTCCATTACGGATAACAGCTTTCTGAACTGCATATTTAACATCATCACTGAATCTTTTCCATTTCTTCTCCCTGGCTTCTTCAGTCCTAACATCATCTTCACTTTGGTAGTCATCAAGAATAATTAAATCTGGTCGACTGTTACCATATTTACGTCCCCTCATGGGAGAACTTGAAGATATAGCTTCTATAAAGGTTTTATTAGTAAATTCAAGCTGTGTAGAGTTACAAACATACCTTTTATCCTTATCATCCAGCAGTATACCAAAGGCTTTTTCAAGATATTTGTTTTCAAGAAAAGTATTTTTGATATCTTTAATGAATTTCTCTGCCGTAGTTCCTATATCAGAACAAATCAAAGTATATGTTTTTAATTTATAAGCATGACACCAACAAGCAGCGGCAAATGTACCAAAAGCACTTTTTCCGGTACCTCTGGGAAGTATTCTACCGATTTGGTTATTACCATTACCTATAATAGATTCCTGAATATCTTGCCAAATCTCTCTATGAACATCGGCTATCGGAGCTGCTGCATTATCCTCTTTTACCAAAAAAGTATCCTGGAGAAAATACATACTGAAAAACTCAAGGCTCATTTTTCCAAGTTGCCATGCGAGGCCGTGATAGCCAAATAAGTTAGAGCTGTTCTCAAGTATTAATTTATCAGCTGCATCTTCATCAAATCCAACTTCAAGAAGGTATTTATATAATAAAAAAGTATTCTGCTCTTCTTCATCAACGATATCTTCCATATCTTCGTTTTCTAACATCAGGCATCATCCTTTTTATTGCTATGGAACCAATGTCCTATAGAATTAGCCAATGCTAGTAATATAAAGAATGTCATCCAAGGATGCTGCGTACACCAGTTATACATTTACTTCACACTCCTTATTTTTGAATATAGAAAAAGCACCAGTATTTCTACCAGTGCTTAGTGATAAGGGGTACCATATATGTCTACAGTACTCTTCAATATTACTCTTTTATTCTATTTTTGTAAATATTTATTACATTTTTCTACAATATATTATATAAAAAGACACATAGAATTAACCAAGTGCCTTTTTATATATTAGTTACATAAATGGAGAAAGAAGCTACACTTACATAATATCTAATTATTATTAATATTTAATTTGCAAATTATGTATATATATTAAATACAAGTTAATAAATTTTAAATATAATAGATCCCTATATTGCTATAAGTCTCCTCTGTCTTAAACGCAACAAAACACCAACATTTCTGCTGGTGCTCCGTTTTAGATTGTGAGGTTTTTTATAATAAATGTGCTATTTAATGTATAATCTTATGATATCTTATAAAAGTTAATATCATATTTAGATTCTGTAAACATTCATCGTTAATTAATTTATTTCTGAAACAACAAAAGCACCAGTATCTCTACCAGTGCCTCTCCTTATATTGTACATACACTAAAAGGGGTAATCTATATTTATATAATACTTATCCAATGTTACAGTTTTATCTCAGTTTTATGTCCATTACTTTAAATGCCAGTTAATAAATTTTGTACACAGGAAGATACATAAGCACTTATACATTTATTTCACCCGCTTTTTCTCCTTATACTTTTCATATATCTCTTTAAATATATATTTTTCTAAAAACTCACTAAGCCACATATAACTATCTCCTATTCCTCAATATTCCTCCAACGAATATTTGCAAAAATTAAAAACACATCCACAGCAGCATAGTTTCTTTTCAGCTCTGTTAGGACATGTTTTACAGTCTTTGTATTTATCTAAATCTCCTTGATTTGTTTCGGTATTAACTTTCATATTGCCTCCCTAGAATAAAAAAGAATTATGTTATTAGGCTATTAACATCAATAGTTAGTGATAATTAGTTCCTTGTATTTGCCTCTTGCTTTCTCATTCCTAGAAACAGAATAATTCACTTCAACTTCTTTTAAATTGAAATCTTTATACCATTCTCTTACTTGAAGGTTATCATTTATAGTTAAAATAAATTTACCCTCTATATTGCTTAACTTATCTCTAAGTAGTAAATGTTCTTTCTCTCCAAACTCATTACCATAGCCTGCAGTTTCAAAGTATGGAGGGTCTGCAAAGAAACAGGTATATTCTCTGTCATACTTATCTATTATTTTTTCAAAACTTAAATTTTCAACATATGTGTTTTTCAGCCTTTCCTTTAAATCATTTAAAGTTTCTGTATGAAATATCTGCTGTTTTGGTACTGCATTAGTTCCATATCCATAATTACCACACTTACTTCCAAAACTTTGAGTTATTAAATATAAAAACCTCACAGCTCTATTGATTTCTGTGAGGTTTTCTAAACTATAATTTTTATATTCTTCAAATATGTCTCTATCTGAGAATTCATACTGCAGCATTCTCTTAATTTCAGGTGCATGATATTTTATCATTCTGAATAAATTTATTAATTCTTTATCTATATCATTAATGACTTCAACCTTTGCAGGGTCTTTGCCAAAGTATACCCATCCTGCACCAAAGAATAATTCCACATAACAAACATGATCGGGTAACATATTTATTATGGTTTTTCTTAATTTACTTTTTCCTCCCATTCTATTAATAGGCGGCTTTAACATACTACCACTTCCTTATTTTGATATTGGGTTAATTACACACCGCCCGTCACACCAAAATAAAGAATTGTATACAAAGTACTTCATGTAGGTTCTTTTTATTTAAAAATTTAATTGCTAGATTTCTCAATATCTATTATGTTTATTTTAAAATTAATATTGTCAATACCAATTTTAAATAGAGCTTCTGTAAGCATATTTTTAATAATACTTTCAAGCATGTAATCGCTGTTATTATATTGATTCATCATAAATTCAAAACCATAATCTGTATTTCTTATTGACGTACTATTGGTATTATCAATAGTCATTATCATATTACTAATCATATTTGAAATACTATTACGTATATCATATGATAATTTTTCATTATTCTTTATAATTATTCTGATTAATTTTTTATTAAAATTTCTTGAATTGTTATATTTATTATTATTTTCTATTTTATTTTCTATTTTATCAAGTCTATCTAAAATGTATTTTACTGCATTGGCATCAATTGGCTCAGATTCTTTTATTTTTCCCAATATATTTTTTTCTTCTATAGTACTTTCCAGCGCTGAAAATATTGGATTATCAAGTGTATTACAGTCTATAATTTTTAAAGCTTCTACTTGCTTTTTTAACTCCTCTTTCAATTCCAATACTCCTTTAGAATCGTTTATATAAAATATAGTTCTTTCTGTAACAACATCAAATGGCAACTTCTTATCACCCTTTTCCATAATTGTTATAACAGGTTTTCTAAGTGCATGTCTAAAAGCTAATTCATACATTACATTTGGATTAAGCCCTGTTAAATTAGCAATAACTAAGTCTGCTTCATAAATGCTTGAAATGGCCTGTTTTCCTATTGATCCAGGCGTATATATTCTATGAGCCACATCAATTTTATAATCATTCTCTAACACAGGGAATATAGCTGAATCTATAATTCCCTCTATGTGCCTCCTCATAGGACTCCCTTCTTCGTCTATAGGGGTAACTATAAAACATTTTTTCTTTTTTTTAGTCTCTTCTGATTCATCGGGCATATAAAATTCTCCTTTTCCATAGTTTTCTTTAATATTCAACACAAAACTATAAGAATCCTCTTTTTAATGCCTGACTTTTTAAAATTTTGTAGAAAATGTGGAACCCATGGAGCGGCTCACCACGAAGTCGTGATTTAGAAGGATACCCCCTTTCACACATTAAAGTAATGAATTGCAAAAGTATCATATATCCATATTTCTATTTCTGCGAACTGCGTCAAATTAATATTTTATTTTATGTTACTTTTAAATATATATATATAAATATATAGTATAAAGTTAGTAATATAGCCATTTTCAGCGGTAACATTTTTGGTAACATTAAGGTAACATTTTATTAAATTTATGTTACCTTTTTTTATATTAATGCCATTGATGCCAATCATACCAACGGTTTATCAGCTTTATGAAAAATGTTACCTTTTCTTTTTATCTGAATGGAATTATATTACTCTCACCTTCCATGTCCGTAACGTCCAAAGCGTCCGGCGGCACAATTCCGTATACTTTTAGATTAAGTAGCATTTTTTTGTTATAAGTATCAAATCTCATTGGCTTGCCATCAACCTTTATCAATTTATTAGAGAGACCTTCTAAATATCCGGCTTTTGCTGCCTGCTTCTTAAAATCTTTACTATCTAGAATATTTATTCCTAGACTTGTATTCCTTATATGGACTCTTATCTGATTAAGCATTTCAGAAGTTTTAATAAACACCCCATCACCTCGACATTCCACCGCGTTAATTCCTTCTGCTCTTTTATCCTCAACGATATCGTTATAGAGAATTAACATTTGTTCCACTGTTGAATGTGCATCAGCTCCGCCATCAAGTATCTCAGTTTCTATATTTTTAATCACATGATCTTCATATTTAGTTATAGGTTTTAGATTATGTTTTTTAAATAAAATATTAAATATCTCAATGCCACAACATATATTGAGAGCAGTATTTAAGGGTCTGTTGCTTAATCCTTTAATGGATTGTTTCGCCGATTTTCTTATTTCTCTATATTCATCCACGTTAAGATTGAGAATTGTATCTATAAGACTTCTACCAAATTTATTCAAAATCTCTTCATTGGCAATTATCCACTCCATAGCTTCAGTATGTTTTTCTTCTCTTTCCCTTCTGGATAGATATACAATACAGCTTCTCTCAATTAATGCTTTCTCCTGGTTAGGATAACTTTCTTCACCAACCAACACTAATGGCCTATTAAGCTGAAAGTCTTTTGATTTAAAGGATTTATCGCCCCTGCTTATAGTGGCCCTATCGTATAAATTTCTAAGAGTCTCAGAAAGTTTTGCAACCTTATATCTGTCTAGACTGGAAGGCTTAAATTCATCAAATAGCATTGGGTAATTTCCGTCTGATAATCCCTTTATAAGTGCAAATGGAGTAATTAAACCAATACTTTTTATATCTCTTTTCGGATAATTTAAGATTGGAGCTATAACATTTTCTAAGATTGTACTCTTACCACTGCCGCTCTCGCCTACGATTAACAAATGATGCAACTTTTCCTTCATTTTCTGATTCTGATATATTGCTAGATCATTTATAATTGTGCCTATAATGGAGATTGTTTTTTCAGGAGTTGCAAACCTTAAAATATGATTTTTGAGTTTCTTAAGTTCTTCAGCGCTTATGGGTTCTATCCCTATAACATCAGCGTTATTCCTCTTATCAGCCTTTATAGTTTCAGTGGTCCCATTCTTACCTATAGCTCCATCATTGGTTATGAAAAGCAACTCTTCATTTTTCTCTTTAAATTTGACCCCCTGGTGAATTTCTTCTACTTCAA from Clostridium pasteurianum BC1 includes:
- a CDS encoding IS3 family transposase, yielding MTEAIYLEVQDKCEDLKWKRQVSVNGMLRILGVSRSGYNSWLHRLPSNQQKRKEIVKEKIKEVYDQSHQNYGAPKITKEIRKAGEKISERTVGKYMKELGIKAQYVKPYTITTKDSDLSSKLENVLNEQFNPSAPNAVWCTDITYLWTNAGFVYLTSIMDLYSRRIIAWTLTETLAVSCVIDTINKAKKNRKLAKPVIIHSDRGSQYVSKEYQKAASKMILSYSKKAFPWDNACIESFHAIIKREWINRFRIKNYRHAYILVFEYIETFYNTTRIHSHCNYMSPNEFEKTYEKVKELSMSMAS
- a CDS encoding CHC2 zinc finger domain-containing protein, whose amino-acid sequence is MVEIQDIDLKELIEREIGEHFNRQGYIRCPFHNEKTPSLSVKFFPDANKERFKCWGCSEKGDAIDFIMKLKNFDYTEAREYLGLPVEKNGQEQQAEKIKSYIEWQIEKCDFRKGQKLLGLFEFANGKNEVVYYKAKFLKSDGKKDLSYYHVEDDKVINKRGTDELIYNYYSVLEGIKDNKIVIICEGEKDANKLNSMLKKDKYVATSIKGCKDLTILEGAKIYVCSDTGEAGEKYKWHIYNELFACAKAFKFINLPGIKNLGDNKDVTDWLDAGHDKFDLLKAFGRSLDLKNKYELQQDREGIYKIVRKVKKDDVEENRINITNFRLIKATRISFEDEEQEGVKLVLKSPTGNVIEKIGSSTVFDDLKSFRNFLGTIDLSFSGNMDNLVELKSWINNYFALEVEEIHQGVKFKEKNEELLFITNDGAIGKNGTTETIKADKRNNADVIGIEPISAEELKKLKNHILRFATPEKTISIIGTIINDLAIYQNQKMKEKLHHLLIVGESGSGKSTILENVIAPILNYPKRDIKSIGLITPFALIKGLSDGNYPMLFDEFKPSSLDRYKVAKLSETLRNLYDRATISRGDKSFKSKDFQLNRPLVLVGEESYPNQEKALIERSCIVYLSRREREEKHTEAMEWIIANEEILNKFGRSLIDTILNLNVDEYREIRKSAKQSIKGLSNRPLNTALNICCGIEIFNILFKKHNLKPITKYEDHVIKNIETEILDGGADAHSTVEQMLILYNDIVEDKRAEGINAVECRGDGVFIKTSEMLNQIRVHIRNTSLGINILDSKDFKKQAAKAGYLEGLSNKLIKVDGKPMRFDTYNKKMLLNLKVYGIVPPDALDVTDMEGESNIIPFR
- a CDS encoding DNA adenine methylase; the protein is MLKPPINRMGGKSKLRKTIINMLPDHVCYVELFFGAGWVYFGKDPAKVEVINDIDKELINLFRMIKYHAPEIKRMLQYEFSDRDIFEEYKNYSLENLTEINRAVRFLYLITQSFGSKCGNYGYGTNAVPKQQIFHTETLNDLKERLKNTYVENLSFEKIIDKYDREYTCFFADPPYFETAGYGNEFGEKEHLLLRDKLSNIEGKFILTINDNLQVREWYKDFNLKEVEVNYSVSRNEKARGKYKELIITNY
- a CDS encoding phage portal protein, with product MKLSDLVKKLFGKQAALDLNDPEQLALVKKVYGTYNAYKHIYHKMYRYYKGDTDAMRKYKFVTERSNLKINVNYIKKFIKEEVSYTVGNAITYESRSDNENIVKDIEYYTAHWDELHDSDLMKYLLIFTKVYEIYYVDENADFCSKIIKPTEGYAYTDASGKALFFIHAFKNDFETTVTYIDVYTADYIYHFDSKFNQIAVPTENMFGEVPVSIGKLTLEEYHDSLYNDIKGLQDAFETNLSDIGNEISDFRNAYLIFTGCTVDSNKIPEMKQLGVLEAKNKDSTIQWLIKNINDTFIQNTLDRYIDTMYQIACHINHNESMVSNLSGIALRSRLIALENKCELEEKAHKNIVKNRLRFLCLYLNIKKNKGYDYKDIKALYTPNIPIDDLSTAQMLSQTPEGVISKDTARGLFSFINNKVAEAEKVKKEEAESLPHDNLDNLVNGNG